In one Mucilaginibacter ginsenosidivorax genomic region, the following are encoded:
- the mutS gene encoding DNA mismatch repair protein MutS, protein MAKDTTKETPLMQQYNAIKVKYPGALLLFRVGDFYETFGEDAVKAAGILGIVLTRRANGAATHIELAGFPHHSLDTYLPKLVRAGQRVAICDQLEDPKTTKTIVKRGVTELVTPGVATNDNILNQKSNNYLASLHFEKNSIGIALIDISTGEFWTAQGNSDYIDKLLQSFSPSEVIYPKSRSRDFKDNYGDRFYTYALDEWPYSGDYATETLLKHFGVKSLKGFGIDKLNLGIIAAGVAIHYLNETEHRNLQHISAIGRIEEDRYLWLDRFSVRNLELVGSTNDNALTLVDVLDHTCSPMGARLLRRWIVMPLKEIKPINDRLGVVEYMIEHEELRENLQNCIRQIGDLERLISKIGLQKANPREVCQLKKALMAIGSIKRTAEASESQPLRAIGEQLNPCVTICEKIERELNPEPPVMIVKGSVMNEGINEELDRLRKIAFGGKGYLLEIQKREAEATGIPSLKVSFNNVFGYYLEVTHSHRDKVPSEWIRKQTLVNAERYITPELKEYEEQILGAEEKILVIETRLYNDLLYSLAEYIKPIQLNAQLIARLDVLLNFAHISIKNYYAKPQMNESKVLDIKGGRHPVIEKNLPLGESYITNDVYLDSETQQIIIITGPNMAGKSALLRQTGLIVLMAQMGCFVPAKSASIGLVDKIFTRVGASDNLSSGESTFMVEMNETASILNNLSDRSLILLDEIGRGTSTYDGISIAWSIAEYLHNHPSAKAKTLFATHYHELNELSNSFNRIKNFNVSVKEVGQQIIFLRKLVPGGSEHSFGIHVAKLAGMPQKVLTRANEILKKLENERTGGEHIKESIRKVQKQAVQMQMFSIDDPVLVKIRDTLNNLDVNTLTPVEALMKLDEIQRVIKS, encoded by the coding sequence TTGGCTAAAGACACTACCAAAGAAACCCCATTAATGCAGCAATACAACGCCATCAAGGTGAAGTATCCAGGTGCTCTGCTGCTGTTCCGCGTGGGCGATTTTTACGAAACTTTTGGCGAAGACGCCGTTAAAGCCGCGGGCATATTGGGCATTGTGCTTACCCGCCGTGCAAATGGTGCTGCTACCCATATCGAACTGGCTGGTTTCCCGCACCATTCGTTGGATACCTACTTACCCAAACTGGTGCGTGCCGGGCAGCGAGTGGCTATCTGCGATCAGCTGGAAGACCCTAAAACCACCAAAACTATTGTTAAACGGGGGGTTACCGAACTGGTTACGCCAGGTGTTGCTACCAATGATAATATCCTCAATCAAAAAAGCAATAACTACCTGGCATCGCTGCATTTTGAAAAAAACAGCATAGGTATTGCCCTCATCGATATTTCGACAGGAGAGTTCTGGACAGCGCAGGGTAACAGTGATTATATTGATAAGCTGCTGCAAAGTTTCTCGCCAAGCGAGGTTATATACCCTAAAAGCCGCTCCCGCGATTTTAAAGACAACTACGGCGACCGCTTTTACACCTATGCCCTTGACGAATGGCCCTACAGCGGCGATTACGCTACCGAAACGCTGCTGAAGCACTTCGGTGTAAAATCGTTAAAAGGCTTTGGGATAGATAAGCTTAACCTGGGCATTATAGCCGCGGGTGTAGCTATTCATTATTTGAATGAGACCGAGCACCGCAACCTGCAGCACATCAGTGCCATTGGCCGGATTGAGGAAGACCGATATTTATGGCTCGACAGGTTTAGCGTGCGCAACCTGGAACTGGTAGGGTCGACCAACGATAATGCCCTTACCCTGGTTGATGTGCTTGACCATACCTGCTCGCCTATGGGCGCACGTTTGCTGCGCCGGTGGATTGTGATGCCCCTTAAAGAGATAAAGCCTATAAACGACCGGCTGGGCGTTGTAGAGTACATGATTGAGCACGAGGAGTTGCGCGAAAACCTGCAAAACTGCATCCGCCAGATAGGCGACCTGGAGCGGTTAATCAGCAAGATAGGTTTACAAAAAGCCAACCCGCGCGAGGTTTGCCAGCTTAAAAAAGCACTGATGGCTATCGGTTCCATCAAAAGAACAGCCGAAGCTTCAGAAAGCCAGCCATTACGGGCTATTGGCGAGCAGTTAAATCCCTGCGTGACTATCTGCGAGAAAATAGAACGCGAACTGAACCCCGAGCCGCCGGTAATGATCGTAAAAGGATCGGTGATGAACGAGGGGATTAACGAGGAACTGGACAGGCTGCGTAAAATTGCCTTTGGCGGCAAAGGATACCTGCTGGAGATACAAAAACGCGAGGCCGAGGCAACAGGAATACCGTCGCTTAAAGTATCTTTTAATAACGTTTTTGGATATTACCTGGAGGTGACGCATAGCCACCGCGATAAGGTACCCTCGGAGTGGATCAGAAAGCAGACTTTGGTTAACGCTGAGCGCTATATTACCCCCGAGCTAAAAGAATACGAAGAGCAGATTTTAGGCGCCGAGGAAAAGATACTGGTAATTGAAACCCGCCTGTATAATGATCTGTTGTATTCGCTTGCCGAGTACATTAAGCCCATCCAGCTGAATGCGCAATTGATAGCCCGTTTGGATGTGTTGCTTAATTTTGCCCATATATCTATCAAAAACTATTACGCCAAACCCCAGATGAACGAGAGCAAGGTGCTCGACATCAAGGGCGGCCGTCACCCGGTGATTGAAAAGAACCTGCCACTGGGCGAAAGCTACATTACAAATGATGTATACCTGGATTCGGAAACGCAGCAGATTATTATCATAACAGGGCCCAACATGGCGGGTAAGTCGGCCTTGCTCAGGCAAACCGGTTTAATTGTGCTGATGGCGCAGATGGGATGCTTTGTACCGGCTAAATCTGCTTCGATTGGGTTAGTCGACAAGATATTTACCAGGGTAGGGGCATCAGATAACCTGTCGTCGGGCGAATCAACCTTTATGGTGGAGATGAACGAGACGGCCAGTATCCTGAATAACCTATCCGACAGAAGCCTGATCCTGCTTGACGAGATTGGCCGGGGGACCTCAACTTACGATGGTATTTCCATAGCCTGGTCTATTGCCGAATACCTGCATAATCATCCATCGGCAAAAGCCAAAACGCTGTTTGCCACCCACTATCATGAGCTGAACGAGCTGAGCAACAGTTTTAACCGCATCAAAAATTTCAACGTGTCGGTAAAGGAAGTTGGCCAGCAAATCATTTTTCTGCGTAAGCTGGTGCCCGGTGGCAGCGAGCACAGTTTCGGGATCCATGTAGCCAAGCTTGCCGGGATGCCCCAAAAAGTGCTGACCCGCGCTAACGAAATTTTAAAGAAACTGGAAAACGAACGAACAGGAGGGGAGCACATCAAAGAAAGCATCCGCAAGGTGCAAAAGCAGGCCGTACAGATGCAAATGTTCTCGATAGATGACCCGGTGCTGGTAAAAATCCGCGATACGCTTAATAATCTTGATGTTAACACGTTAACACCTGTTGAAGCGCTGATGAAGCTGGATGAGATACAAAGGGTGATAAAATCCTGA
- the queG gene encoding tRNA epoxyqueuosine(34) reductase QueG: MQNRTVYSQLIKSEAQKLGFLFCGISKAGFLEEEAPRLENWLKKNMHGEMHYMENHFDKRLDPRLLVDGAKSVISLGFNYYTDNRQTDPTAPKISKYAYGIDYHTVIKDKLRLLLQIINEQIGEVGGRVFVDSAPVLDKAWAKKSGMGWIGKNANLLSKKAGSFFFLAELIIDLELEYDIAPTADHCGTCTNCIDACPTDAIVGPYVVDGSRCISYLTIELKNEIPAEFKGKMDNWMFGCDVCQDVCPWNRFSVLNTEPAFTPHPDLLHLKAADWQDITQDVFQKVFKNSAVKRTKFSGLKRNIDFLKEI; encoded by the coding sequence ATGCAAAACAGGACGGTATATAGCCAGTTAATAAAAAGTGAAGCACAAAAGCTTGGCTTTTTATTTTGCGGAATATCAAAAGCCGGTTTCCTGGAGGAGGAGGCACCACGACTGGAAAACTGGTTAAAAAAAAACATGCATGGCGAAATGCATTACATGGAAAACCACTTTGACAAACGCCTTGACCCCCGCCTGCTTGTTGATGGTGCCAAATCCGTGATTTCGTTAGGGTTCAATTATTATACTGATAACCGGCAAACCGACCCAACGGCGCCCAAAATATCAAAATATGCTTACGGTATAGATTATCATACCGTTATTAAAGATAAACTGAGGCTTCTTTTACAAATCATCAACGAGCAAATTGGCGAAGTTGGTGGCCGGGTGTTCGTCGATTCGGCACCGGTGCTGGACAAGGCCTGGGCCAAAAAATCGGGCATGGGCTGGATAGGCAAAAACGCCAACCTGCTCAGTAAAAAAGCAGGCTCGTTCTTTTTTTTGGCCGAATTGATCATCGACCTGGAACTGGAATATGATATAGCCCCCACTGCCGATCATTGTGGCACTTGCACCAATTGTATTGATGCCTGCCCTACTGATGCCATTGTTGGGCCTTACGTTGTTGATGGCAGCCGCTGCATATCGTACCTCACCATCGAACTAAAAAACGAGATCCCGGCGGAGTTTAAGGGCAAAATGGACAACTGGATGTTTGGCTGCGATGTATGCCAGGACGTATGCCCCTGGAACCGTTTCTCTGTTTTAAACACCGAACCGGCCTTTACCCCCCACCCCGACTTGCTGCACCTTAAAGCTGCCGACTGGCAGGATATTACGCAGGATGTTTTTCAAAAAGTATTTAAAAACTCGGCCGTAAAACGCACCAAATTCAGTGGATTAAAGCGTAATATCGATTTTTTGAAAGAGATATGA
- a CDS encoding DUF3857 domain-containing protein, with translation MKVLTSLILLFAYALGANAQENYDASLIPKDLLPYASAVIRSNDMNIEVKDLDNTYYRIKTAVTILNKNGDDEAEIVIFHDKANVIKNIKGLVYNQFGKPIGKFSESDFQDDGAVSRSALFEDTKVKHFQPAVTDYPYTVVYEYEYKSKQSLSFQDWEPKPSVDVSVEKSSYTFSCKPDFKIRYKEINMPSHLVEGTNKQGENTYSWQVNNIKASKSEPYSPIYEKMSSRVKISPASQFNYLGVTGSFNDWNGMGKWIYDKLLSSRRALSPSTIYKMQEITKGITAPKDKAKKIYEYMQGKTHYISVQVGIGGYQPFLASDVDAQNYGDCKALVNYTQSLFKAVDIDSYYCIVKSGALKRSPLTDFASMNQFDHVILCLPFKNDTTFLECTSQQIPFGFLSDFTDDRDVLACTPEGGKLMHTPKYPAKTNTQQCKADFTLAADGTLSGSMLTSFKGLQYDNRTYLLTEPPKEQVKILQKIYAINNLDIEKFDFKDDKNIQPSLTETIKLTAPDYGSAVNGKIDFLANATNRKDNTPREVRNRHYDLYINTGYTDEDEITYTLPKGYHVDMRPANISLEKPFGYFSVSATVVGNQLIYKRKLQIIDGTYSKDLYQAFVDFYQSVSETDNSNVTLIKDN, from the coding sequence ATGAAAGTACTTACATCGCTCATTTTATTATTTGCATATGCATTAGGCGCAAACGCGCAGGAAAATTACGATGCATCGCTTATACCCAAAGATTTGCTACCTTATGCCAGCGCCGTTATCCGTAGCAATGATATGAACATTGAGGTAAAAGACCTGGATAATACCTATTACCGTATTAAAACCGCGGTAACCATATTAAATAAAAACGGCGACGACGAAGCCGAAATTGTGATATTTCACGATAAAGCAAACGTTATTAAAAACATAAAAGGATTGGTTTATAACCAGTTTGGCAAACCTATTGGCAAGTTCTCTGAAAGTGATTTCCAGGACGACGGCGCCGTAAGCCGCTCAGCTTTGTTTGAAGATACCAAAGTAAAACATTTTCAGCCTGCTGTAACTGATTATCCTTATACCGTTGTTTATGAATACGAATATAAATCGAAGCAATCATTAAGCTTCCAGGACTGGGAGCCTAAACCATCAGTTGACGTATCTGTTGAAAAAAGTTCGTATACATTTAGCTGCAAACCCGATTTTAAAATCAGGTACAAAGAAATTAACATGCCCTCGCACTTGGTTGAAGGAACAAATAAGCAGGGCGAAAACACCTATAGCTGGCAGGTAAATAACATCAAAGCATCAAAATCTGAGCCTTATAGCCCTATTTATGAAAAGATGAGCAGCAGGGTGAAGATTTCGCCGGCATCGCAATTTAATTATCTTGGCGTAACGGGCTCTTTTAACGACTGGAATGGCATGGGTAAATGGATTTATGATAAATTGCTATCGTCGCGCAGGGCATTATCACCAAGCACTATTTACAAGATGCAGGAAATAACCAAAGGCATTACTGCCCCTAAAGACAAAGCCAAAAAGATATATGAATATATGCAGGGCAAAACTCATTACATTAGCGTGCAGGTTGGTATAGGCGGCTATCAGCCGTTTTTAGCAAGCGATGTTGATGCGCAAAATTATGGCGATTGCAAAGCCCTGGTAAACTATACGCAATCACTTTTTAAGGCCGTAGATATCGATTCTTATTACTGTATTGTAAAATCGGGTGCCCTAAAACGCAGCCCACTTACAGATTTTGCAAGCATGAACCAGTTTGACCACGTAATCCTGTGCCTGCCTTTTAAAAACGACACTACCTTTTTAGAATGTACCAGTCAGCAAATTCCTTTTGGCTTTTTGAGTGATTTTACCGACGACCGCGATGTATTAGCCTGCACACCCGAGGGCGGCAAATTAATGCACACCCCAAAATACCCCGCAAAAACCAACACACAGCAATGCAAAGCCGATTTTACCCTGGCTGCCGACGGAACACTATCGGGCAGTATGCTTACCAGTTTTAAGGGCTTGCAATATGATAACCGTACCTACCTGCTTACCGAGCCGCCAAAAGAACAAGTGAAAATACTCCAGAAAATTTACGCCATTAATAACCTGGATATAGAAAAATTTGATTTTAAGGACGATAAAAACATCCAGCCCAGCCTTACAGAAACAATCAAGCTAACAGCCCCCGATTATGGATCGGCTGTTAATGGAAAAATAGACTTTTTGGCCAATGCTACCAACAGAAAAGATAATACCCCGCGCGAGGTTCGCAACAGGCATTACGATTTATATATTAATACCGGTTATACCGATGAAGACGAAATTACCTATACCCTGCCCAAAGGCTATCATGTAGATATGCGCCCGGCCAACATTTCGCTCGAAAAGCCATTTGGCTATTTCTCGGTATCTGCCACTGTTGTTGGCAACCAATTAATTTACAAACGAAAGCTGCAAATAATTGATGGTACCTATAGTAAAGATTTGTACCAGGCCTTTGTAGATTTTTACCAATCGGTAAGCGAAACCGACAACAGTAATGTAACGTTGATTAAAGATAACTAA
- a CDS encoding 3'-5' exonuclease: MKLKLKRPLAFFDLETTGTNIGVDRIVEISVIKLHPDGSEEVKTWRVHPGIPIPLESSLVHGIYDEHIKDEPEFKALGQAIAEFIGDSDLAGYNSNKFDIPMLMEEFLRAGVSFTLDDRHFVDVQNIFHQMEQRTLKAAYQFYCDKKIENAHSAEADTRATMEVLLAQIERYENMEWEDKKGNITVPVVGDVEALHKFTNLSKPVDFAGRMVYNEQGEETINFGKHKGKRVEDVLNAEPSYYSWMMQGDFPLYTKRKLEEIYTRWNAKKNAERQAKNAAQQQKPAEQAHAPRPEVPKADYPKKEFHKPDHTKTQYPPKPFKKKEEPAQPVNDDMLAQLALKFKKG; the protein is encoded by the coding sequence ATGAAATTAAAACTAAAACGCCCGCTTGCTTTTTTTGACCTGGAAACTACAGGAACCAACATAGGGGTTGACAGGATAGTAGAAATATCCGTGATTAAACTGCACCCCGATGGCAGCGAAGAAGTTAAAACATGGCGTGTTCATCCGGGAATTCCAATTCCGCTGGAGTCATCACTGGTACATGGTATTTATGACGAACATATAAAGGACGAGCCCGAGTTTAAAGCTTTGGGCCAGGCCATTGCCGAATTTATTGGCGATAGCGACCTTGCCGGCTATAACTCCAACAAGTTTGACATCCCGATGCTGATGGAGGAGTTTTTGCGCGCAGGCGTATCTTTTACTTTAGACGACCGCCATTTTGTGGATGTACAAAATATATTTCACCAAATGGAGCAGCGTACGCTTAAAGCAGCTTACCAGTTTTATTGCGATAAAAAGATTGAAAATGCCCACTCGGCCGAGGCTGATACCCGCGCAACCATGGAAGTTTTGCTCGCGCAGATTGAGCGCTATGAAAACATGGAATGGGAGGATAAAAAAGGAAATATTACCGTGCCGGTTGTTGGCGACGTAGAAGCGCTGCACAAGTTTACCAACTTAAGCAAGCCGGTTGATTTTGCCGGCCGGATGGTTTACAACGAGCAAGGCGAAGAAACCATTAACTTTGGCAAGCATAAAGGCAAAAGGGTTGAGGATGTACTAAACGCCGAACCGAGTTACTATTCCTGGATGATGCAGGGCGATTTTCCGCTATATACCAAACGTAAGCTGGAAGAGATATACACCCGCTGGAATGCCAAAAAGAATGCAGAGCGCCAGGCTAAAAATGCAGCCCAGCAGCAAAAGCCAGCCGAACAGGCCCATGCACCACGCCCGGAAGTACCCAAAGCTGATTATCCAAAAAAGGAATTTCACAAGCCCGATCATACCAAAACACAATACCCGCCCAAGCCTTTTAAAAAGAAGGAAGAGCCGGCCCAGCCTGTTAATGATGATATGCTGGCCCAGTTGGCATTGAAGTTCAAAAAAGGGTAG
- a CDS encoding DNA alkylation repair protein: MNVAEIMTELQANGSQSIKNILIKHGVKEPFFGVKVEYLKTIQKKVKKDYQLAKDLYATGNADAMYLAGLIADDAKMTKADLQTWVNEAVSNNISEYTVPWVATEGHYGFELALEWINDNREYVAAAGWSTLSNIVSFKPDSELDLPILSSLLNRIEQTIHSSPNRVRSTMNGFIIALGTYVDALMDEAIATGNKIGTVFVDQNGTACKVPVAADYIEKSRARRKPGMKKKTVKC, encoded by the coding sequence ATGAACGTAGCCGAAATCATGACCGAGCTGCAGGCTAATGGCAGCCAAAGCATCAAAAATATCCTGATAAAACATGGAGTTAAAGAGCCGTTTTTTGGGGTTAAGGTTGAGTATTTAAAAACCATCCAAAAAAAGGTTAAAAAAGATTACCAGCTGGCCAAAGATTTGTATGCCACCGGCAACGCCGATGCCATGTACCTTGCCGGCCTTATTGCCGACGATGCTAAAATGACCAAAGCCGACCTGCAAACCTGGGTTAATGAAGCCGTGTCAAACAACATTAGCGAGTATACCGTACCCTGGGTAGCCACTGAAGGCCACTATGGCTTTGAACTGGCCCTGGAATGGATAAATGATAACAGGGAGTACGTTGCCGCCGCGGGCTGGTCTACCTTGAGCAATATTGTTTCGTTTAAACCGGATAGCGAACTGGATCTTCCCATATTGAGTAGTTTGCTAAATCGTATTGAACAAACCATTCATTCATCACCCAATCGGGTACGATCGACCATGAACGGATTTATCATCGCTTTGGGCACCTATGTAGATGCATTAATGGATGAAGCCATTGCAACGGGCAATAAAATAGGAACCGTGTTTGTGGATCAAAACGGAACTGCATGCAAGGTACCGGTTGCTGCAGATTATATTGAAAAATCGCGCGCGCGGCGTAAACCGGGGATGAAGAAGAAGACGGTTAAGTGTTAA
- a CDS encoding C40 family peptidase, whose amino-acid sequence MTKHRLFFYCFVLFFVPIVLTSCHTRKAAMRGRPGEVVKPDGNIASKYSEIMGVNKSDIENGRLYAFIEQWMGTPYKFGGLDKDGVDCSGLAFLLEQEVYGITIPRMTSKQITVIKRKYEDELKEGDLVFFDFDGKQFSHVGVYLQNGYVVHASSRRGVIIVKLRDPSLYKYFSRAGSVDEGTIQAN is encoded by the coding sequence ATGACCAAACATCGCCTGTTTTTCTATTGCTTCGTTTTGTTTTTTGTGCCGATAGTATTAACCTCCTGCCATACCCGCAAGGCAGCCATGCGTGGCCGGCCCGGCGAAGTGGTAAAGCCGGATGGAAATATCGCCTCCAAATATTCGGAGATTATGGGTGTAAACAAAAGCGATATCGAAAATGGCCGTTTGTATGCTTTTATCGAGCAATGGATGGGTACGCCCTACAAATTTGGGGGGCTTGATAAGGATGGTGTGGATTGTTCAGGACTGGCCTTTTTGCTGGAGCAGGAGGTATATGGTATCACCATCCCCCGTATGACCAGTAAACAAATAACCGTTATTAAGCGCAAGTATGAAGATGAACTAAAAGAGGGCGACCTGGTTTTCTTCGATTTTGACGGAAAGCAGTTTAGCCACGTGGGGGTTTACCTGCAAAATGGGTATGTAGTGCATGCCAGTTCACGGCGCGGCGTAATTATCGTTAAACTTCGCGACCCATCGCTATACAAATACTTTTCAAGAGCAGGTTCTGTGGATGAAGGCACGATTCAGGCGAATTAG
- a CDS encoding DUF3857 domain-containing protein, with amino-acid sequence MKKVLLIIFLFIGVQHIIKAQDFEGSVTTEDLELKKYAKDTAAHALFLNEFGKSRIDMVSDDHVRLIFDYHARIKIFDTKGLEHGTIEIPFHHSANGETTEEVSDITGTTYYRDDDGLMRSAPLDLKKVYTVKDYKYRSTVKFALPALRPGCVIDFKYKLVSPYLDEFRNWDFQDEIPKAHSKYDVHIPAFWVFNATLRGSQKLSKSTSEVERECFSSHGAKCDCSYITYEMADIPAFVSEDYMTSPKNFLSAIYFDEVEWTNPYTGAKTVVSKTWKDIEHQLKTDEFFGSQFKRKELMKDRIASVIAGKTDELEKAKAIYAYLQKWFKWNDITSIYSPDGIKKAYEAHTGTVGDINLALGAALRAADLNTELVVLSTRNNGSINMLYPVINDFDYVIAKVNIGDKSYLLDATDPLLSFGLLPLKCLNDKGRVINLDKPSYWMELSGLQKESTTRSLDLTLLDNGKLKGTIINYYRGYDAYLKRKAIKKFNSIDEYVENQDEKLPKLKILKSNIANLDSLDMPLGETFEVEIDAYDNTNHNRLVFNPFLWEKITKNPFKLAERDYPVDWGMASDDRLILTMRLPQGYTVETPPQTVAFKMPGDGGMYATSFENLDNTFTFSNITKFTKPIYTSEEYPYLKELYNKIILTEKADMVFKKK; translated from the coding sequence ATGAAAAAAGTACTACTTATTATTTTTTTATTTATTGGTGTTCAACACATTATAAAGGCCCAGGATTTTGAGGGAAGTGTAACCACCGAAGACCTTGAACTAAAAAAATACGCAAAAGATACCGCCGCCCATGCTCTGTTCCTGAATGAATTTGGCAAAAGCCGGATAGATATGGTAAGCGACGACCACGTACGCCTGATATTTGATTACCACGCCCGCATAAAAATATTTGACACAAAGGGGCTTGAACATGGCACCATCGAAATACCTTTTCACCATAGCGCCAACGGCGAAACAACTGAAGAAGTTAGCGACATTACAGGCACCACCTATTACCGTGATGACGATGGACTAATGCGCAGCGCCCCGCTCGATTTAAAAAAGGTATATACCGTAAAAGATTATAAATACCGCAGCACTGTAAAGTTTGCCTTGCCAGCATTAAGACCGGGTTGTGTTATTGATTTTAAATACAAGTTGGTGTCGCCCTACCTTGATGAATTCAGGAATTGGGATTTCCAGGACGAGATACCCAAAGCCCATTCAAAATACGATGTGCATATCCCTGCGTTTTGGGTGTTTAACGCTACATTGCGCGGCAGCCAAAAACTTTCAAAATCCACGTCAGAGGTTGAACGCGAGTGCTTTTCATCGCATGGCGCCAAATGCGATTGTTCCTATATCACCTACGAAATGGCAGATATTCCGGCCTTTGTATCCGAAGATTATATGACATCGCCAAAAAACTTTTTATCGGCCATATATTTTGATGAGGTGGAATGGACCAATCCGTACACAGGGGCTAAAACCGTAGTATCAAAAACCTGGAAAGATATTGAGCACCAGCTAAAAACAGACGAGTTTTTTGGATCGCAGTTTAAGCGTAAGGAGTTGATGAAAGACAGGATTGCATCCGTAATAGCTGGTAAAACCGACGAATTAGAAAAAGCAAAGGCCATTTATGCTTACCTGCAAAAATGGTTTAAGTGGAATGACATTACATCGATATATAGCCCGGACGGTATAAAAAAAGCGTATGAAGCGCATACGGGTACCGTTGGTGACATTAACCTTGCCCTCGGAGCTGCCTTGAGGGCTGCCGACCTTAATACCGAGCTTGTAGTGCTATCAACCCGTAACAACGGCAGCATCAATATGCTTTACCCCGTAATTAATGATTTTGACTACGTAATTGCCAAAGTTAATATTGGCGATAAAAGCTACCTGCTTGATGCAACAGACCCATTACTATCATTCGGTTTGTTGCCCCTGAAATGCCTTAATGATAAAGGGCGGGTGATAAACCTTGATAAACCATCGTACTGGATGGAGTTAAGCGGGCTTCAAAAGGAATCTACAACAAGATCACTTGATTTAACCTTGCTTGATAATGGTAAACTAAAAGGAACCATCATTAACTATTACCGTGGTTACGATGCCTACTTAAAAAGAAAAGCCATCAAAAAATTCAACTCGATTGATGAGTACGTTGAAAACCAGGACGAAAAACTTCCTAAATTAAAAATACTAAAATCAAACATAGCCAACCTGGATAGCCTTGATATGCCGCTTGGCGAAACTTTTGAAGTTGAGATTGACGCTTATGACAATACTAACCACAACCGGTTGGTATTTAACCCTTTTTTATGGGAAAAAATCACCAAAAACCCATTTAAATTGGCCGAAAGGGATTATCCTGTAGATTGGGGAATGGCATCTGACGACAGGTTGATATTAACTATGCGGCTGCCACAGGGATATACCGTTGAAACGCCACCACAAACGGTAGCCTTCAAAATGCCCGGCGACGGCGGCATGTATGCAACCAGCTTTGAAAATTTAGACAATACTTTCACATTTTCAAACATCACCAAATTTACCAAACCTATCTACACATCCGAGGAATATCCTTATCTTAAAGAACTGTATAACAAAATAATACTTACAGAAAAGGCAGATATGGTTTTTAAGAAAAAATAA
- a CDS encoding sugar O-acetyltransferase — protein sequence MQKSELQKMLDGDLYDAGDAELVAGRSKARKLFTRYNALDYDDKEGKRSVLKELLGGFTNAIDIQSPFYCDYGFNIFAGDNLFLNFNCIILDCARVTLGNNVFMAPNVQLYTAYHPVIASERVKGPEYAAPITIGNNVWLGGGVIVCPGVTIGDNTTIGAGSVVTKDIPANAVAVGNPCRVIKEIDS from the coding sequence ATGCAAAAATCCGAACTTCAAAAAATGCTGGATGGCGACCTGTACGATGCCGGCGATGCCGAACTGGTTGCCGGGCGCTCAAAAGCGCGTAAATTATTTACCCGTTATAACGCGCTTGATTACGATGATAAAGAGGGTAAGAGGAGCGTTTTAAAAGAATTGTTAGGTGGCTTTACCAATGCCATCGATATCCAGTCGCCATTTTACTGCGATTATGGCTTTAATATTTTTGCAGGCGATAACCTGTTCCTGAATTTTAACTGCATTATATTGGATTGTGCCCGTGTTACCCTGGGCAATAATGTATTTATGGCACCCAATGTACAGCTGTATACTGCTTATCATCCTGTTATAGCTTCCGAACGGGTAAAAGGCCCCGAGTATGCTGCGCCTATAACCATAGGCAATAACGTATGGCTCGGCGGTGGCGTAATTGTTTGCCCCGGTGTTACAATTGGCGATAATACTACTATTGGCGCCGGCAGCGTGGTAACCAAAGATATTCCGGCAAATGCGGTGGCAGTAGGGAATCCGTGTAGGGTGATAAAGGAGATTGATTCGTGA